A genome region from Streptomyces xanthophaeus includes the following:
- a CDS encoding beta-glucosidase family protein: MTDADQVREQSRNDAVEAALGKLDLDTKTRLLAGQDMWSLPAVPAIGLESLVFSDGPIGVRGVRWTADDPSIALPSPTALAAAWDPELARRAGRLLAQEARRKGVHVLLAPTVNLHRSPLGGRHFECYSEDPYLTGAVGSGYVNGVQDGGVGTTVKHFVGNDAETDRFTVDSVIAPRPLRELYLAPFEAIVANAHPWGIMTAYNQVDGTTMTEHQYLVNEVLRAEWGFDGCNVSDWMAARSTAGDILGGLDVAMPGPTTVYGPALAEAVRAGEVPESAVDEAVRNVLRLAARVGALEGAPAAVESAPAPIDGQALARELAARGFVLVRNEGALPLDGAARRTVALSGAAARDARVLGGGSATVFPERIVSPLDGLTAALPEGALTYSIGADPSDELTPAGQGFELHAVCRDATGAVLGEGGLPSGQVQWIGDDLPAGVTYETMASIEVRGTFVPRESGEHAFGTRGLGAFALSVGGEQLWSGVQEMGNEADPFEAFFGAPSERARLTLTEGEPVEVSLTFQVPDMSALPLRAVMFSLLHLGPRRDADELIAEAVAAAREADTAVVVVATTERVESEGFDRQDLTLPGRQDDLVRAVAAVNPNTVVVVNAGSPVELPWREDVAAVLLTWFPGQEGGAALADVLLGDAEPGGRLPTTWPARFADAPVTEVVPTEGRLEYREGLFIGYRAYEKHAVTPAYPFGHGLGYTDWTYDSLEVTGDTVRVRLTNTGTRPGREVVQVYLAPAHDSAERPASWLAAFAGVAAGAGESVETEIALPARAFEIWDEEARRWRRIGGTYEVRASHSHGDTRLTATLDIA; encoded by the coding sequence GTGACCGATGCCGATCAGGTCCGCGAACAGAGCCGCAACGACGCCGTCGAGGCGGCGCTGGGCAAACTGGACCTCGACACCAAGACCCGGCTCCTGGCCGGCCAGGACATGTGGTCCCTGCCCGCCGTCCCCGCGATCGGGCTGGAGTCCCTGGTCTTCTCCGACGGGCCCATCGGAGTCCGCGGCGTGCGCTGGACCGCCGACGACCCCTCGATCGCCCTGCCGTCCCCGACCGCGCTCGCCGCCGCCTGGGACCCGGAGCTCGCCCGCCGCGCCGGCCGGCTCCTCGCCCAGGAGGCCCGCCGCAAGGGCGTGCACGTCCTCCTCGCGCCCACCGTCAACCTGCACCGCTCCCCGCTCGGCGGCCGGCACTTCGAGTGCTATTCCGAGGACCCGTACCTCACCGGCGCCGTCGGCTCCGGCTATGTGAACGGCGTCCAGGACGGCGGCGTCGGCACCACCGTCAAGCACTTCGTCGGCAACGACGCCGAGACCGACCGGTTCACCGTCGACAGCGTCATCGCCCCGCGCCCGCTGCGCGAGCTGTACCTGGCCCCCTTCGAGGCCATCGTCGCCAATGCCCACCCCTGGGGCATCATGACCGCCTACAACCAGGTCGACGGCACGACCATGACCGAGCACCAGTACCTGGTGAACGAGGTCCTGCGCGCCGAATGGGGCTTCGACGGCTGCAACGTCTCCGACTGGATGGCCGCCCGCTCCACCGCCGGCGACATCCTGGGCGGCCTCGACGTGGCCATGCCCGGCCCCACCACCGTCTACGGCCCCGCCCTCGCCGAGGCCGTCCGCGCCGGCGAGGTCCCCGAGTCCGCCGTGGACGAGGCCGTGCGCAACGTCCTGCGCCTCGCCGCCCGCGTCGGCGCCCTGGAAGGCGCCCCCGCCGCCGTGGAGAGCGCCCCGGCCCCGATCGACGGCCAGGCGCTGGCCCGCGAGCTCGCCGCCCGCGGCTTCGTCCTGGTCCGCAACGAAGGCGCACTGCCGCTCGACGGGGCCGCCCGGCGCACCGTCGCCCTCTCCGGAGCCGCCGCCCGGGACGCCCGTGTCCTCGGCGGGGGCAGTGCCACCGTCTTCCCCGAGCGGATCGTCTCCCCGCTCGACGGCCTCACCGCCGCCCTCCCCGAAGGGGCCCTCACCTACAGCATCGGCGCCGACCCCTCCGACGAACTCACCCCCGCCGGCCAGGGCTTCGAACTCCACGCCGTCTGCCGCGACGCCACCGGCGCCGTCCTCGGCGAGGGCGGCCTGCCCTCGGGCCAGGTCCAGTGGATCGGCGACGACCTGCCCGCCGGGGTCACGTACGAGACCATGGCGAGCATCGAGGTCCGCGGCACGTTCGTGCCGCGCGAGAGCGGCGAGCACGCCTTCGGCACCCGCGGACTCGGCGCCTTCGCCCTGTCCGTCGGCGGCGAGCAGCTGTGGAGCGGCGTCCAGGAGATGGGCAACGAGGCCGACCCCTTCGAGGCCTTCTTCGGCGCTCCCAGCGAGCGCGCCCGCCTCACCCTCACCGAGGGCGAGCCCGTCGAGGTGTCGCTGACCTTCCAGGTCCCCGACATGTCCGCGCTGCCGCTCAGGGCGGTCATGTTCTCGTTGCTCCACCTCGGCCCGCGGCGCGACGCCGACGAGCTGATCGCCGAGGCCGTGGCCGCCGCGCGCGAGGCCGACACCGCCGTCGTGGTCGTCGCCACCACCGAGCGCGTGGAGTCCGAGGGCTTCGACCGGCAGGACCTCACCCTCCCCGGCCGCCAGGACGACCTGGTGCGCGCCGTCGCCGCCGTGAACCCGAACACGGTGGTCGTCGTCAACGCGGGCTCCCCGGTGGAGCTCCCGTGGCGCGAGGACGTGGCCGCCGTCCTGCTGACCTGGTTCCCCGGGCAGGAGGGCGGGGCCGCGCTGGCCGACGTACTCCTCGGCGACGCGGAACCGGGCGGGCGGCTGCCCACCACCTGGCCCGCGCGGTTCGCGGACGCGCCCGTCACCGAGGTCGTGCCGACCGAGGGGCGCCTGGAGTACCGCGAGGGGCTCTTCATCGGCTACCGGGCGTACGAGAAGCACGCCGTGACTCCCGCCTACCCCTTCGGGCACGGACTCGGCTACACCGACTGGACGTACGACTCCCTGGAGGTCACCGGCGACACGGTCCGGGTCCGCCTCACCAACACGGGCACCCGCCCCGGCCGCGAGGTCGTCCAGGTCTACCTGGCGCCCGCGCACGACAGCGCGGAGCGCCCGGCGAGCTGGCTGGCCGCCTTCGCGGGCGTCGCGGCGGGCGCCGGCGAAAGCGTCGAGACCGAGATCGCCCTGCCCGCCCGGGCCTTCGAGATCTGGGACGAGGAGGCCCGCCGCTGGCGGCGGATCGGCGGCACCTACGAGGTCCGCGCGAGCCACTCGCACGGTGACACCCGGCTGACCGCGACGCTCGACATCGCGTGA